One genomic segment of Scyliorhinus canicula chromosome 10, sScyCan1.1, whole genome shotgun sequence includes these proteins:
- the cbln2b gene encoding cerebellin-2b, whose amino-acid sequence MDLPLMRPGSVRLLALSLCLACTGLASGQNETEPIVLEGKCLVVCDSNPSSDGAVTSSLGISVRSGSAKVAFSAVRSTNHEPSEMSNRTMTIYFDHVLVNIGSHFDMRASTFVAPRKGIYSFSFHVVKVYNRQTIQVSLMQNGWAVISAFAGDQDVTREAASNGVLLNMEREDKVYLKLERGNLMGGWKYSTFSGFLVFPL is encoded by the exons ATGGATCTGCCGCTAATGCGCCCGGGATCTGTCCGCCTGCTGGCTCTCAGCCTCTGCCTGGCTTGCACGGGGCTCGCGTCGGGACAGAACGAGACGGAACCCATCGTGCTGGAGGGGAAATGTCTGGTGGTGTGTGACTCGAACCCGTCCTCGGACGGGGCCGTCACCTCTTCGCTGGGGATCTCGGTGaggagtggcagtgccaaggtggcgtTCTCCGCTGTGCGCAGCACCAACCACGAACCGTCCGAGATGAGCAACAGGACCATGACCATCTACTTCGACCAT GTGTTAGTTAATATTGGGAGCCATTTCGATATGAGGGCCAGCACATTCGTGGCCCCCAGGAAAGGCATTTACAGTTTCAGCTTCCACGTGGTCAAGGTGTACAACCGGCAGACGATCCAG GTCAGTCTCATGCAAAATGGCTGGGCTGTGATTTCTGCTTTTGCCGGGGATCAGGATGTGACCCGGGAGGCTGCCAGCAACGGGGTGCTGCTGAACATGGAGAGAGAGGACAAAGTCTATTTGAAACTGGAAAGAGGGAATCTCATGGGAGGATGGAAATATTCGACTTTTTCTGGCTTTTTAGTATTCCCTCTATAA